The sequence TCCGAACCGGTCGCACCACATCCGGCGGCACATCGACATCGGGGTCTTCGCCGTCCGATTTTGCCCAATAGCCGTTGCGCGGATCGATGTGAAAGCCGAAGACGGTTTGATTGGCGCGTCGTTTCAGACCCTTGTTGATACGGCTGATCTCGGCGCTGTTCGCATATTGGAGATTGAGGATCGAGACGTCCTCACAGCGGAAGTCGGCCTCGGTGACTTGCGCACGACCATCCCGTTTCGGCCAGGAAAAGACGGTCTGGATGTCGAAGCCCTGCCGGACACGCTCTTCGTCGTTTGCGGTGATCCGTTCGGCCGGGGCCGCTTCCACGTTGTCGATGCGGAGCGTTCTCTGCACCGGCACTTCGCCTGCCATCGGGGCATTGCAGGCGTGGCACCGTTCAACTTCGCCGTCATGGCAGGCGCCACAGTTCGAGCAGATAAAGATGTCTTTCGTGGCCAGTTCAGCCCCATCTCCCGTCCGGACTTCCGGCGGCAGCTTCGCCTTCATGACGCGGTAGGCACGCCCTTCATGGTAAATCAGGCTGCGTGGGCCAAATTCCGAAATGGCCAGGAAACGGGCTCGCTGGAGGAATGAACCCGCTTTGCCCTCGCCAGGGATAAAGGCATAGAGAGGCAGGCGCGGGAAATTGTAGCCCGGCAAGAAGCCTTCGGTCGCAAGATAGCGATAGGAATAGAAGTCCGATCCGTTCGAGGCTTTGCCTTGTTCGAGAATGGTGATCTGGTCACTTGCCTGCATCTGCGCGGCCTTGATGCGACGGCGATCCGCACCGGAAAGCCCCGTGATTTCGGAGCGCGCATTGGCTTCCATCAATTGCGTTCGGGCTGAATTGTAGAGTTCGCGCCAGCGGTCGAAGGCACTGTCGAAGTCCTGCGGCGCACGTTGAGCGACGGCCGCCACGAAATCGTCGGGGTCACTCATCCACGTCGGCTTTCGGCCATCGACGGATGCAAGAATCTGATCGAGCACTCGCTTCATCGGGGCATGTGCTGCCACAGCGAGTGCGGGCGGATCGATGATGTCGTGAATCTCTTGCTTCAACGGATAGCCTGTCCCCGTTAGATCGAGGATTTCGGGGATGTCCGGCGAGAGGGCGAGTTTCGCTTCAGCGAGCCAGATAGCGTGCAAGTGTGAACGCACAAGCTCTTCGTTGGTGATGTCGAGCGCGGGCGGACGGACGACGCCGGCCACCATCTCATTGCGCCGCTCAAAGAAATATTGGTCATGCGGCGATTGAGCAGCGCAATAGGTTACGATGACGGCAGCCTGTCCGGAACGGCCAGCACGACCAGCACGCTGCGCATAGTTCGCCGGCGTCGGCGGCACGTTGCGCAGATAGACGGCATTGAGCGCCGAGATGTCGACACCAAGCTCCATGGTCGGAGAGCAGAAGAGAGCCGGTAGAAACTGTTCCGACTCTCCCACCGCATTGAGTTCGGCAGCGTTCTGGGCGAGGCTTTCCCGGTCTTCCTTCTCGTACCTGAAGCGCCACTCGCGCCATTCGCGCTGTCTTTGGGAGACTTGTGCCGTATGTTCACGGCCCTCAAGTCCCCAGAAATTGCTCCCGCCGGCTTTCAGGTCAGCCGCAATGTGATGATAGAGATCGTGGAAGTACCGATTTCCTTGTGCTGAGCCAGATCGGACGGCTTCGCCAGGGACGATCCGAACTGTCGATGGTGACAGGCGCCATCCTTGCAGATCCGCCTCTATGTCAACGCGCGACACCAGACCCTCGCGGGCCAGCAATTCCATCAAGCCCGTCAAGACGGTCAGATAGTCGTCCTTGCCCAGCTTTGTTCCGATGATGTTCCTACGATTGATGAGGCGGCCGATACGGGAATTATACCCGGCGCGAACAATCGTCTGCTCTTCCCGGAGTCCCACCCGGTCCTTGCCCGGAGCCTGAAGGAACAGGGTCGTGCGGCTCCTGGGGGTTTCCTTCGCGTCGATGGACCAGGGTGTGCGCAGGAGATTTCGGGATTTCTGGGCAACGGTATCGAGGACGGTTAGATCAAGCGCCTCGGTTCCGACCGCCAAGCCATCGAGCATGGCGCCGAGGATCATTCTCAGCATCTCTTTGCGCTGCGAAATGCTCAACATGGCCAGAGCGGGCAAGATGGCCCCGAAGCGCTCGGAATCCTCCGCGACCTCATCAAGGCCGATGAACTCAACATCGATGAGCTTGAGGACGGACAGACTCGGGTTCGTGTAACGCCATCCCCGCCGCAGGTCGGTCCAGAGCCTATGAGCAAGGACTTTTGCGAGAGATCGTTGGGCGTCTTCCCGAACCACGGCTCCTGCCTCGGCATCCAACATCCAATGGATGCGAGCTTCCCTATTGCCCGCGGTGAAGCCGAGCGCCTTGACCACTTTCAGGCCGACTTCGTCTTCCGTTATCCCTTCGTCACCGGCGTCTAGGACGGCGCGCAAGATTGCGCCACGCAGCAGGCTGACGAACAGGAAGTCATTGAAGTGACCTGCCTGAAGCGCAGCGTCCTGGCGGTTATCTGTGAAGCCAAGGAGTTTTCGCTTTTCCTTGGGAACGCCGCTATCGCGGCCATTCATCCATTCCAGAGCCGTCGAAACCAGCAGAGTTGTGGCAGAGCTTCGTCCCTCGCCCGACAGGCCGGCAAGCTTGCTGCGTTCTCTCATGCTCGGGTGCGGCTGATCGAGGCAGCAAGGACAAAAGCCGAATTTGCCAGGGATGAACCAGAAGGCGTTGCCCGTTGACGCGGGGCGGCCATCGGGGGCGACCGATAGCAGTTGCGGCATTCGCCCCTTTCTGTTTGCCCGCAGTCGCTCAACCCCTTGGCGCTCTTCGCGCCAATCTTCGGGGTAGGTCTCGACCTCACCAGTGAAGATGTAGTCGGGGTCGCCGTCGCCGGTAGAGATCAGGTATCCGGCGGTGTCAGTTTCCTGATCGTCGAGCGGGGCGTCGTCGATGTTCCTGGGAACGAATAGAACGCCCGAGGCATCGTCGGTTCTGGTGACGACGTGAACCTCATGCCCACATCCCCGGCAGAAGCGCGTAGGATAGAGACGATGTCCCGGCGCGTCAGGGTCTTCGAGCTGCCCCTCGAAGAGCACGTTTCTGGGCCTCTCAGTCAGTGTAACGAAGACCTCGCCTGCTCCCGATATGAATTGATGGAGCTTGAACGCCAGGAATGCGCCGGCTCCCTGACCGCCCCGATCAGCTTCCGGCAGGCTGATACGGGTCAGAAATTCCTCAAAATAGCGCCGGCAGGCTTCGGCCTCCGTGCCGCTATCCTGTGATAGAAGTTCCACGGCTTCCCCGAATGGAATTGGCTTTTTGCGCTTCAGCTCCTGGCCATCATCCAAACCGATCGCCAATTCGGTCCAAACCGCCAAAGGGTGCTGTTTCAACACCTCGTCGGTCATCGCATCCGGCATTGAAGATGTAAGCACGGAAGCCAGTTTCGAACGCACGTCATCCAGCTTCAGCCGGTCATCCGTCGCGCGTTCCAAAGATTCGTCTATGATAGAATCCGGCCCAATGGCGATTCCGAAAAGGCGGGACGCAACATCTGCTACGGCTTGGGCTCGATTAGCGTCTGACCCTTCGCTCGCCATCGTGGCCGATGTGCCGATGCAGATCGGCGCCTTGTCTGGTGTGCAGCGATTGCGAAGGCGACGAACGAGAATTGCTACGTCGGCGCCCTGTCGACCCCGATAGGTGTGGAGTTCGTCGAGAACGATGAAATCCAGGCCGCTCGCGTTCTCGATGACCTTCGTATCGAGACTGTCCTGTCGCGTGAGGAGCAGTTCAGCCATCATAAAGTTGGTGAGCAAAATATCCGGCGGATTGTCGGCGATCTGCTGCCGTTCCTCCTGGCTTTCTTGCCCAGTGTAGCGCCGCACCACCGGCTTGGATTCGTTCGGCAGCCCGGATTGGGAGATGAATTTTTCGATCTCGTTCATCTGGCTGTTGGCCAGTGCGTTCATCGGATAAACGATGATCGCACTGGTTTTGCGCGGCTTCCCTGCTTTGCGCGCGCGAATGATCGCGTCGACCACCGGCACAAAGAAGCAGAGCGACTTTCCTGATCCGGTTCCGGTGGTAACTACATAGCTTTGACCCGCCCGAGCCTTAGCTATTGCTTGAGCCTGGTGGCGGTGAAAACGCAGCGGCGTTGGTCCAAACCTGAATATTCTGCCCGTCGCTTCGTCGAGATCGCCAGAGGCGACCAGTTCTTCGGCGGTCGCCCCCTGAAGAAACCGAGGGTTGATCGACAGCAAGGCGTCCGGCCAGAATCGGCCTTCATCATATTGTTGGTCGATTTGAAACCTTAGATCGTCAGCCCGAACAGCGCTGAATGACCGCGAAAAGCGGGCATAAGACTCGATAAGACGATGATCGAATTCAAATGCCTTCATTGCCGCCCCCGCCGCCGTTATTGTTGTTCTTCAAAATAATAATATTGCCGCAGATGCAGCATAGTCTTGAGAAATTGAAGAAAATATTCATTTGAAAAATTTGCACAATGCCCCCAGATATTATTCTATCTGCCCGCCTGGTTCGCACGCTCGGCAATCTGGGCGCACCGCTCAATGAGGCTGTCGAACGGTTCGGCATCGTCGAATAGCAGCCCGTCCTCGATCATGCGGGCATAGTCGTCCCCCAACGCCTTCGCGCCATCGCCGATGGGCACGAGTAGCAAGCCGCCGTTGACGGCCGCCCCGTAGTCGATCGGAGTGCGGTCGGCCGCCTTTTCTGCGAAGAACATCGACTTGTGCCGGGCGACAGCGTTGGCCAGTTCGCGATCGGCGAAAGCA comes from Rhizobium rhizogenes and encodes:
- a CDS encoding DEAD/DEAH box helicase codes for the protein MKAFEFDHRLIESYARFSRSFSAVRADDLRFQIDQQYDEGRFWPDALLSINPRFLQGATAEELVASGDLDEATGRIFRFGPTPLRFHRHQAQAIAKARAGQSYVVTTGTGSGKSLCFFVPVVDAIIRARKAGKPRKTSAIIVYPMNALANSQMNEIEKFISQSGLPNESKPVVRRYTGQESQEERQQIADNPPDILLTNFMMAELLLTRQDSLDTKVIENASGLDFIVLDELHTYRGRQGADVAILVRRLRNRCTPDKAPICIGTSATMASEGSDANRAQAVADVASRLFGIAIGPDSIIDESLERATDDRLKLDDVRSKLASVLTSSMPDAMTDEVLKQHPLAVWTELAIGLDDGQELKRKKPIPFGEAVELLSQDSGTEAEACRRYFEEFLTRISLPEADRGGQGAGAFLAFKLHQFISGAGEVFVTLTERPRNVLFEGQLEDPDAPGHRLYPTRFCRGCGHEVHVVTRTDDASGVLFVPRNIDDAPLDDQETDTAGYLISTGDGDPDYIFTGEVETYPEDWREERQGVERLRANRKGRMPQLLSVAPDGRPASTGNAFWFIPGKFGFCPCCLDQPHPSMRERSKLAGLSGEGRSSATTLLVSTALEWMNGRDSGVPKEKRKLLGFTDNRQDAALQAGHFNDFLFVSLLRGAILRAVLDAGDEGITEDEVGLKVVKALGFTAGNREARIHWMLDAEAGAVVREDAQRSLAKVLAHRLWTDLRRGWRYTNPSLSVLKLIDVEFIGLDEVAEDSERFGAILPALAMLSISQRKEMLRMILGAMLDGLAVGTEALDLTVLDTVAQKSRNLLRTPWSIDAKETPRSRTTLFLQAPGKDRVGLREEQTIVRAGYNSRIGRLINRRNIIGTKLGKDDYLTVLTGLMELLAREGLVSRVDIEADLQGWRLSPSTVRIVPGEAVRSGSAQGNRYFHDLYHHIAADLKAGGSNFWGLEGREHTAQVSQRQREWREWRFRYEKEDRESLAQNAAELNAVGESEQFLPALFCSPTMELGVDISALNAVYLRNVPPTPANYAQRAGRAGRSGQAAVIVTYCAAQSPHDQYFFERRNEMVAGVVRPPALDITNEELVRSHLHAIWLAEAKLALSPDIPEILDLTGTGYPLKQEIHDIIDPPALAVAAHAPMKRVLDQILASVDGRKPTWMSDPDDFVAAVAQRAPQDFDSAFDRWRELYNSARTQLMEANARSEITGLSGADRRRIKAAQMQASDQITILEQGKASNGSDFYSYRYLATEGFLPGYNFPRLPLYAFIPGEGKAGSFLQRARFLAISEFGPRSLIYHEGRAYRVMKAKLPPEVRTGDGAELATKDIFICSNCGACHDGEVERCHACNAPMAGEVPVQRTLRIDNVEAAPAERITANDEERVRQGFDIQTVFSWPKRDGRAQVTEADFRCEDVSILNLQYANSAEISRINKGLKRRANQTVFGFHIDPRNGYWAKSDGEDPDVDVPPDVVRPVRIVPIVRDRKNALLFRFNDPTAYAPETIATVQHALMRGIEIVFQLEEGEILGEPLPARDNRRAVLAYEATEGGAGVLSRLIEDSHALGKVAREALILMHFDRVDEAIAAGDAKLLVDHDTESCVRGCYRCLLSYFNQPDHELINRTHEEAKQMLVDFARGQVVLATADQRAESGEWVGAIKEAGLPAPDSSTIKFSDQEMSFAWRSHFVAACISPLTAAAQQDAETKGWTLFELSEAVTAGVPDAMRSMFGK